The Nicotiana tomentosiformis chromosome 2, ASM39032v3, whole genome shotgun sequence genome includes the window ATATTGAGCGAGCATACTAAACTccttttttcctcttcttttgaATTTTTACGGGCGAGCACCTATGACTTTAAAATACTGGATCCGCCACTGGCGTAAGAAATCTATACGTCAGCACTCAAGCTCTCTATAAAATGTCCAAAAGGATATTACATTGCCATATAAAACTTTGGAACAACACCCAAGTCACcaccatatatatatagtttagTTTTTGTACAAATACAAATGCACTTAATTGCCCATTCAAAAGGGAGCAATTAGCAATATTGATTAACAAAGTAATAGCTATAGAAATAACACAAAATAAGTACGTACTAATCATTATATTGGATGACATTTGATCACATGCTACTGTCATCATCTGCCTCAGGGTTGTGATTACCTGAAATGGTATTACTGTTCCATGTATTAGGAGAATAATTTGGAATACAAAACCCATAAGTTTGATCAAATCCAGTAGCTGTTCCATCAACAGGACCCATTCTTCTCCCATAATTCAAATTACTCCTTTGTTGATTTACCATTTGATTATTCATAGCTCCTCCAGACGGATTATTATATGCATGTGAATTATTAACTTCGCGATTGGTATATCGCATTAAATCAGCATTAGTGGCATCAAGTTCTTTCTGAAGGCGAATAACTTGTCTTTGTAAAACTGAAATTGCTCCAACACAACCATAAACTGGATCTTTCATACGTGCTTCGGCTTCATAAGCAAGTGAATTGACTGCATCTTCTCTCTGGTGAGGTTGGATTTCATTTAGGAGTTTACTTACGTTGCTCGCACCAAATATTTTGTGTACGTTGGCGAATTTTGTTGGCTCTTCTGGAGGAAAATAGGGAGCGAAGATGCAACCTTGAAGGAATATATATAATTT containing:
- the LOC104093477 gene encoding LOB domain-containing protein 25; this encodes MASSSSYSNPPCAACKFLRRKCLPGCIFAPYFPPEEPTKFANVHKIFGASNVSKLLNEIQPHQREDAVNSLAYEAEARMKDPVYGCVGAISVLQRQVIRLQKELDATNADLMRYTNREVNNSHAYNNPSGGAMNNQMVNQQRSNLNYGRRMGPVDGTATGFDQTYGFCIPNYSPNTWNSNTISGNHNPEADDDSSM